The Equus caballus isolate H_3958 breed thoroughbred chromosome 4, TB-T2T, whole genome shotgun sequence genome includes the window taaaattattcattaacCTCTCAAGCAAGCAAACAAGATAGTTTTAACCAGTTATTTGGCTGAAAGGTGATAAAAAAGAACACTGAACCACAcaatttactattattttttagcCCTGCATAATTTTAAAGGTTTAGATGTTCTGGAATGAAAAAGCTGCACTGGAACAGGATACACTTACAGCCACAGACAAGAAAAGCCTTATTTCCTAAAGAGCCTCTACTTCCCACACCTGTATAAGCCATCACTGGGACCTGGATGTGggggaaaaacacaaaaacaaagaccaatttaaaaaaagaaaagttggaaaatatgCCTAAGTGTTGGAGAAGTGAATGTCTGTCAGGAACACCAGATTTAGATACTTTAATTATCCGCAACAACAGTCCACCAAAAGTACTTCACAAAATACAATGACATTTCTAAGAATTACCTGGAAAATAAATTCTTAGTATATTTAATACCTAAGAACATTCCCCCAACAGATTCTGCAAATAAGAAACTGGCTTTTGAAATTCTGAGAAGAGTGGAAGAATTTTTTCATCTCTGACCATGAATCGCACCCTGTCAGCGCCATCTACCAGTTGCAGTTCAAGCTGCAACGGAAAAAGATTCCAAAACAAGGCTTttgtaaataacaaaaataatttcttaaaccATGTAATACACAGTTGTGTCTAATATGAAACATCTTATTTTGAACTCATCACTTTATGCTTTTTCTCTGGCCTCATAATAAATTATATAGATGTGGTTTCCAGTTAGCCAAAAGTATGTTGTCACACGGCCCATGAATCATTATAGACAGATCTACATGTTACACAAAAACACAGCTTCCTAAGCTAATTACTATttgaaaattcaatttattttaatcacGACCAACATTTTCTCCAGGACAACACAGTGTCCATAGTTTGTCCATGTCTTTCAAACTGTCATGGGTGTCATACAGTGAATACTTTCATGAGTTTCTGTATCACTGGCCGACTCATGGTATTCTAGGGTCCAGAAAAATCCTATCTTTTATCCTAGTACAGATTTGAGCTTGACATTTAAAGGCCTAGgttagtctttatttttctcttgtggtacttgaaaataattgaaatgaaacatTACTAAATCATGAAAGCTTTATCATGAGATGTTTTCATATAGTCATTTGGTTTGGAGCCTGTGGAATAGGAAGCACACTATTCTAAATTTGGCCTTGGAGCCCAGCTTTAGCTAAAAGACATTAAAGTCTCTCATGGGCATGTGGTATAAGCTTTTCTTTCCAAAACTAACAGTCAATTGGCTCcattctcatttccttccctccttttcttcctcttcctctttctcctcctcctcttctgacAGAAGCAGACAAATTATTTgagcattttgaaataaatgtccTTCTGGGGCCCAACATGTCTCTCTTTTCACTACACAATTAGAAAAGCAGAAGAGGCTGTGTAAACTCGAGAACCAGTCCAAACTGTGAGGCCGAAGCGTAAGCAAGTTTccaagaagaaacacaaatgctTCCATGCGTAACTGAAGTGGCTTTGGCGCATGAATCTACTCTAAAGATTCAAAAATACAATTTGCTTACAAGCATAAACAATAAAAAGTTGTACACATTAATTGTTTGCCTGtagatatttcttctttcatatatAATCTCCATTATGTGTtacaaatgaaatgaatgaaaagaatatttgttGGATCATAAAGCTCTATTTGGTTCACTTCTCCTTTAAAGACTTTATGAAGAAGTTTAAAGGTCCACAAATAACTTTccaattgtttttctttgaagaaaaaaagactattcAATTTGCACTAGTCCAGATCTCAGCAATATAAACgtcttttcctttttggaaagGAAGCTTTTTATATACTCGGTTGACTTCAAAAAAAACAATCTGGGACGCAAATGTAGGCAATTTAAACCGGTAGTTTGGGTGAAaatctctctgtcttcatctcaCTCAAAATATTACCTAAATGTAATCTGAACCATTTAGAGTAGCTCTACTTAAACCATGTTATGTTTTCAGTAGTGAAGACTGATAACTTGATAGTTCCCAAGGGTTTGATTCTTACAGTTTAAGTACAGAGTTGACATTACATGCTATTTTTCCGAAAATCCCCAGGGCTATGTTAGAGATGAGATAAGTAAAGATGTATAGAACTGTTTAGAAATATGTAGGTATCTTCAAACCAAGTACTATAAGTCAAAATCCCTATAGGTTTATTCATTCTCACATTAATATAATCTTGTTAACTGGAAATTAGAAGATAATGAAAACTTGGCCTCAAAGTTCTAAATATTCATAGATGTGTATATTATTTGTACTGTGAAAATGCCATTATGAAACACTTTTTAGGTATTATTTTTTGAGGTTATGAGttcaatttttcattctttctctctctctctaacacaGAATTAGAACTTTACTACCAGAAAGGCTCTTAGTTCAGGCCATCATAACTTCTCTTCTGGACTACTGTTTCCCTCCCTGAGTGCCTCAGCTCATCTCACCATTCTTCAATTCATCCTTTCCACAGTTATCAGATTGATCTTTCTAATGTGATTATCCCACCATCACTGCATAAAAATACACACTGGTCCTCAACAACAGTCCCTCATGATGAGAGTCCATCTCCCCATTTCTTTATCTCAAATATGCAATTCAGCCACACTGAATTACTGACAGTTATTTTAAAGCCCTTGCTCCCCTTCTCTCACTCACTCCCCTACTCCTATTCCGTAATCTCATGTTTAGGACACCCTCATTCACTTTTTAATACCTAGTATAGTGGCACTCCTATGAGAAATCTTTCCTGACCTCTTGAACTCCTCAATTCATCTCCCCAGGTTCCCTACTCATATTCTACTGTAACCATCTATCTGCAATTCACTAGTCGATAAGATTTTAAACGCAGAAGGCATGCTTGATTCATTTAGTAATCCCAGCACTGGACAATGCCTGCTTAGAGACAGTTGATCAATATAAgttcactgaataaatgaatggatgattgaataaacaaatagatcaacTCAAAAACTTTACAAACTTGGAACTTTAGAAACAAGGAAATTGAGAAGTAGTTTGATTAGGAGATTTGTCTAAGGCCACTCTTTGAAAAAATGGTACTATAACCTACCAGATGACAAGTATCATTCAGTGTCCCTTCCCCTTCTTATATCTTGATAGCAGTCCCTGAAAAGTCTTAGTATCAATAGCATTACTGTATGAGTAAATCCTAGCTACGTACAATGTCCCAGTAAGAATAATATGCCATGCTTCTTTCTTCGTATTTAAACAAAAGTGTATAATCTAGAACAGTGCAATTTGAATTTAGTGGCCTCTGCCTCATGCCTGAGGTGGAGAACACAGCTTTGGGAACTATGATTGAGTGACAGACCTCCCTGTGAAGCAACTAGTCTGCCCACTTAGCCCTTTTTTCCATGATTTCTTGAATTCTTGGGGTTTCCTGACTCCTCcaggtttgtctttttgttaagtTTGGAGAAATACTGTCAGCTGGCTAGAATCTGCTTCCCATGTGTTCTTAATAACTTTTATTTCCCTAAGGACTAGCCTATGCTTCTCAAACCTGGCTACACATGAGAATCACCAcggtaactttaaaaaaaataccaatgtGTGAACCCATAACCAAAGATTCTGATTAAATTGGTCAGGGGTGGATCTTAGGCAACAGTAGTTTTAAAACCTCCCATCAGACTTAACGTGTAGCTAGACCTGGCCATCTCCACTCTTGACTTTTTCAGGTGGAACACTAGAATGGCCTGACCTTTCATTTGATTCGCACATCATTTCTCCACACAACTTCCAGGACAGGGGATACTGCATGCTTAATATATACTGACTACTCAAATGTGGAAAGAATGATGCatttgaagagactgttctttccttcCGTTTTATTTTGGGAATGTGGGTGGTCAATAATACCTTTGAGGACcaacaggaagagaaggaatcaCTAGATCCCTTACCATCAATGTCTGACTTTGTCTTGGAAAGAATATACTGGAATGTACTGGAATCCTATTCACACTTGGCTTTGGAAAGATCCTCCTTCCCTATGGAGGCTGAAGCATGGGGTCAAAGAGTCGAGTCTCTTGAGAGATTAATTTTGGTGTTGGTGGGGGTTTAGGGAAAGGAGATTGCAGCTAATGTGGCAGTCAATTCACCTGTCTTTTCTGTGCCTCCTGTTCAGAGAAGTTAGCTCTGGCCCACAGTTATCTGTTGACTGACAGCGGGTCTAGAGGCCTCTCCTTCTGGCCATTACTGATTGGACAAGAATAGATATTCGATTTAAAGCTAATCAGTTTACTGGTTGGCCAATGGCCAATCTAATTTTCTTCCAATCAATCTTTCTAACGGTGTCAGAGATATTCACAGGGTTTGGGACACTGAAACCCTAAGGTTATATATTCTGAGGGCTGGTGGCCAACTTCAGCAATGTGTAAGCTGCTGAAGTGAGGAATCTGGTTGCAAATAAAATGTACGGAGTTATTTGGCTTAATGAGTTTACCTCAGAAGGAGTgacagacagagaagagagaatcaATCAGCAGGGAAACCTTGTCGGTCGGCCGGCCCAGAGGCGAAGCAGCCGGAGCGCTTGCCCAACCGCGAGGCCAAGGAGGCTCCGGGGACTCACGTGAGCAAGAAGGCCCAGTACTGCGCTCGGCGCCGTGTCGGTCCCGTGCCCATGCCCTAGCTGGGCCTACCAGCCCGGGCGGACCACCACGAGTTCACGGCCTCCAGGCCTACCTGGCGCCCAGCAAGTTGTCACGGCTCCCCAGCCCCGGCCACCGTCGTAaaccccaccccgcccctgcaCGGCTACCGCGTGGCCCTGGGAAACCTCGCGAGCACTTCCACCTGACGCGAGGCCTGCTGGGGCGCAAGGGCGGAGCCCGACCTCACAAGCACTTCCACCTGGCGTGCGGACTGCTGGGGCGCAAGCCCCGACCGGCCTCGGGACGGAGCGCAGGATCCCGGCCGCCCGCGGCCCCCCCTCAGGCGCCGCCTACCGCAGCCCGGACAGCGCCCTCGCGGGTCGGCCTCGATGGCCAGGAGCTGACGGAGTCGCCCCCTGGGCCGGCCGGCCGCAGACTCCCGTCAGCGGCGCTGCGGCCCCCGCCGACGTCCCCTTCCCACTTGTTCAGGGGCGTCCAGACCCTCTGAATGGGGACGCCGACCCCATGTCCAACGGCAGCCCAGGTGATGTGCATCTCAGGTGCAGCAGCCTGCCACCGTCGATGCCCATGGGTAGTCTCCCAGCTCCTCGCAGCCCGCCGAGCATGTGCAGGGAGCCGGCCGCACACTGCTGACTGGAGACCGCTTGACACGCCCCCATTTCTCTCGCCAGAGCGAGGCTCCGCGTGCCCACTTGCTGGCAGAGACAGGACAACCCTCAGGCCGCAGGTTGTTGGGGACTCTGGCCCCTGGGAACCTCATCGAGCGCGGGCCTCGGCAGAGGGAGCTGCAGGGGGCAGCGCCTGCCTGGACCCTTGGCACTTCGTACGCAGTTCAGCACAGCCTCAAGGGCTAGGACCTGAAGGAGCCACCTCTGGTCCTGATGACTTTTTGGTTCCTGGGAGCCCTGGCTACCTTTTGTTCGAATTAGTTCGAGAGACTCCCTTGTATCCGTCCGAAATACTCGTTTTTCGTTAGCTAGTTTTGGTTCAGTAAATAACACTGTCTTTAAGAAGACGAATAAAGAGTTTCAGAACATAGATATCTAAATTAATTTGCACTTCGATTTTCTTTTGGTGAAAAAGAGATTTAGTCTTGGATTGTCACGTTAACAAGGAAGGCTTTTCACCAAAAGGATCAGACTTCTGGAAAGAACTACAGGCTTAtgtgatggaggaaaagcaaGGAGAACTTGGATGACAGCGTTTTGAAAGTTACTGGTACTACATATCAGTAAGTTACTTATATAGTATACATAATATTCTTGACATAAAAAAATTTTGTATGCTTTTACAAGGTTTCATGCATACACTggtaagaaactaaaaaaagaaaattctgtcatttctaggaatgatgatgataatgactgATAATATTTATGTGCCAGCCTCTCTGCTCAAACAATAACAAGCGTTTTATGAAAGATAACATTGACTTCTAAcagttttacaaaataaaaattttatgaaatattattaCGCCTGTTTTATGGATAAGTATACCTAGGCTTAGCGTGATTAAATCACATGTCTAAAGTCACACGGCTGCAGTGTGGTAGATGCAGATTGCAAAACCAATTGAGTCATGTTTTAGAGTCTGTGGTCTTAACTGCTCTGCTTTATTATACTTAGAGGAAAACTTTCCTCAATTTCTGGAGTTAAAGAAGTGGAAAATTATCCAGGCTAGAGGCAATGCAAACCATCTGAGAAGGGAGGGTCGGAGAGTGGCTGTCTGAGAGACAACATTTTTATCCCAGCTGGTGTTCTTGGGAAGAGTAGAGACTTTGTAAAAAGACTTAATTTGAAAAAGATTCTCTTGACACTTTGGTGGATGGTTGATCAGTAAAAGGAAGATATGTCAGAAGACTATTTCAGTAATTAGAAAGACATAAACGTAAGTGGCCTTAGCTTATGGTTGTCAAGATTTGTGGAAGTTGGTATAAGAGACAAAGTACAGACAATTCTAAATTTTGAGTCTAGTGGGCTAAAAGATCATGGTGCCATTGGTAGTAATAGGAAAATTGGAAAGAGTCCATTTTTtgatgagggaaagaaaaataatttatactgGTAGTATAATCAAATTGTGAGTGAAAATGTGAGATAGATCTTTTCTTATTCAAGTGAATTGTCTTCCCATTCTGTTCTAGACAAATCTGAGGCTGTAGCTCAGCATCTCAACCTCAAATTCATATTTTAGCTGGTCTTACTGTGATCCTGTTTTTGGTTTGTCTTCTCATCCCTTATCCATATTTCAGTAGCTTGAAAGTACACTGTTTTATGCCCTGATATCTTGTCTTGTTTCCCACATGGCTCCAAAGTTGTGGAGACCTATAACTTAACCTAGTGGTTGAAGTTTCTAACTAGCAGTAGCTCTTTGGTgccaattttatatatatttggatCTTTGCTTACTGACTGATGTGCCTAATTCTCATGGTGCCGTATTTTGCCTACCATCCAATATATCAACTTGATAACTGTCCCTAGGTAAGCTTGATTTTCAAAGGAATATCATCATAGTTTCCATAGACCAGCTATTTCCAGTGGGGCTAATTCTACCTGGGCCATCGTccaaatacttattttctttggTTCCTCCATATATGCTGAatgctttgattttatttaatagatCAAATATAATATATTGCTATAAATCAATAGGTTAATAGCCAGTATGccatcatctttcctttctcttactttttaaacttatatTCATGAAAAATGGAAATCACCAATAACctcaaaaattttctttctgttttacacAGTGAAAGTCATTCTCATGTTCGGTCAATTCCATCACTCAGAAGTAACCGCTACTAAatttgctaaatatatttttctgatttccatatatttgtaCATAAATACACATACCTTCTGATACATTTATTATATTCATTAAATGGTTTCTTTGTTTACAAAACTATAATCAtgctaaatacattttttttatccACTTAGTAAATTATCATGGGTATTGTTACAGGTCAGTACCTCATTCCATTTAACAGTTTTACAGTAATCTTTGAATGGATATACtctaatttttctctcattttattgttTACTTACGTTGAAACTGCAAGTAATGTTTGCAATGGATATTGCTCTGCATGAGGgtgtgaatgtgtatgtgtgtgtgcatgtgtgtgctatCATAGTTAGGTTAGTATGACTGAAGAATAATTTCTTAGAAGTTGAATTATTGGGGCAAGGAgtagacaaattttaaaattacatacataTTCCCAGGTTACTCTTCAAACCCATATTTACTCAGGCTAAATACTTATGAGTGCCCTTTTtaccacatccttgccagcagtGAATgctatcaattttttaatttaattaaatagctAGGTAGAAAgtataacattattttaattacagCCATGCATTGATTAATGACAGGGATGCATTGTTAGTCAATTTTGTCATTGTACAAaaatcatagaatgtacttacacaagcTAGATGTTATAGCCAACTATACACtaaggctacatggtactaattttatgggaccattgccatatatgcagtccatcattgacccaaatgtcattatgtggcacgtgATTATATTAAAGTAATGAAGTTGAGGATGttttttatgtttgctgactatttctatttcttctcacaTTAATTTGCACCTTCAtttcctttacttatttttttatttactaaatcatTTTGGACATTATTTACTAAGTTTTATTTCCCATATTTTACTAAGTATTATATGTAAGAGCTACTCTTTATTAATATGTTACTGACATCTTTAGTGTAATTTATTAAGATTAATTAGATTTATTCTtctgtttgaatattttttcaacaaTTGTACTtggaatgattaaaaatatattaaagtaccacaattgattttctcttttggattGTACATTTAGCAAGGACTACATGGAGAAATAGACTTCGTTTATCTAAATGCACATATGGTTACAACAAACTACAACCCCACATGctagactttaaaaatataaaatgtatcagCCTTCTGTCTGCTCTTAATCATTGAAGtatttacaaagaataaaaaaagtgaGATTATGGCTTGCCTGAAGTACTATGTTTTGTACAGGTCTTCGTGTGCTATATTTTTAATGCACAGCTGATTTGTAGCATATTTATGAGGGGCATGTATAAACAAGTGTACTATACCTCCCTACAAAATATTGCTTCACAACTTCATATTGAGTATCAATATAATAGTGATTATATAATGGCAGTTTAGGACTAGATTTACAGGCAATAATGAGATTTCGGTGAATATGTTTTAGAAGATGAGAactgaggagttgaaagaaaaatagaaaatgagaaattatagCTGGAGAGAGATGCTCAAGAAGCAAATCCCAAATTACTAAAGGAATCAAGATAAAGGTATTTATACAAGGGAAACTTTTCTTCACTCATTTTCTTACCTTTCTTTCAGCCCAATCTCTCTTAATTCCTCTAGGAAAATGAAATCAGTGGATAGAGTCAAATATGTCTATACCCATGTATTAATAAAAATCTATaccattcttttattattttttttctcatgagtaAATTAGATTAGCAAGAAACTTCCTTTACCACTCCAGAGCATCTTGGGTCATGAAAAAGTCATCTCTAAGAGTTTCAGAAGAGATAAGTTCTTGCTGTCAGAAAATTATAACCAGCACAAATGTCCATTGTCTTCTAAGTGCATAGTTGGTATACATTCAGGTTAAACATTATGTATATTAAAATCAATATGTGTGAATTGGtgaatattcaatatttattatgtaCTTATGATATACTAAAGAAGACAATGATAAGCTAAGCCAGAAAGTTTCATGAAActcatattttaacaaaatatattttaattgtttttgtaaCAATACATAAAGAATATAGTGGTGTAGTATAAAACATGGACTTTGGGGACTTAAATATCTAGATTCTTATCCCAGCATTGCCACTTACTGGCTATATGAGGTCAGGCAATTTATTTGACCTTTCTAAGTGGTCGTAATTATGTTGTCAGAGATTATTTCCTCCTGTCATTCTGGAAGGCATAATGGGAAGAACACTGAACTAGAAGTAGAAGGTGGCTTGTTGGTTTCCACTCCTGGCTCCTTACAACTACTcactctgggcctcaatttccttatctatgaaaAAAGGAGATTGGATCAGGTACTTTCTTAAGCCTCTACCATATTTTACGACACAAAGAATCCTTGTCTTCACACTCAATTTCACATTCATGAGGTAAAATTAGCTTTTTTAGTGTTCCTACtgcattcctttatttttcaaggTCTCTTGCAAGGCTGTAGTTTTAAATCAAGGAGCAAAATATGTTGAAagttttaaagtttcaaaatCGTTTATTTACCAGAAAAGACCTTTGCCATTGGATTTCAAACAACGATAGGAGTGGTTTTAAGAAACACAGTCTACACTACAACTTATTTCCCAAGGGCTCTGAAAGAAAGACCTCTCCTTCTAAAAGCTACATTTTTGGGAGAGGTGGAGTTGAACTCTCATCTGTAGAAAACATCTGTCAGAATGTATGACTCATTGCCAGAAGCCCTCTTTTGGAGTCTTTTCTTAATAACAACAATGTATAACAAAAAGATGCTTTGTATTTCAGTAATGCCTTTATTTAGACCACCTTTCCAATCCGTTTATAAACATGTCTAAGGAACACAGGCTATGTCTAGACtaccaaacaaaaaagacatcAAAATTGAACAGGAAGAGTGTTATAGCATTGCTGAACTGCTGTATTCAGTAGTCTGAATATTACATTAGTTTATTCCATTGAAAACTTTCATAAAGACTGtagtagaaaatataaattttatggcAGATTTCATTTAAATCCTTCTCTATAGGTTTGGACATatgtaaaatatctttattaGCTGTGGCTGGTGCTGGTAGCTTAAGGAAATGTGAGCTATGCAGGGCTTACccacataaaaagataaaaatcaaaacaaatgtgTCTgtaaaatcttttgcccatttttaaattgtgttatcTTCTAATTATTGAATTAGAGAAATCTTTATATATTCACGGTACAAGTTCTTTCTCAGATATATTTCTTGCAAATTTTCCCCTGAGTCCTTTGCTTGCCTTTTTGCTTTtgtaacagtgtcttttgaaaagcaaatgttttgtatttccgtataaattttagaaacaaattgttaatttctaaaataaagtcTACTGGGATCTTGATCGGGATTGCACTGACTTTAAAGATGAATTTGCAtagaattgatatcttaacaatattgagtcatCCAAAGTATAAATGCAAGATATTTCTCCATCTATTCAGATCTTTATTTTATCCCaggtatgttttttaattttcaatgtataggtcttACACCTCTTCTGTCaaatttatacctaaatatttcatatatttgataTTGTAAGTGGCATTATTTTCATAATTCCAATTTCCAATTGTTCACTGCTAATATAATAAATTTTGTAAATTGACCTGGTATCCTTGTAATCTTGTTAAACTCATTTACTAGTTCTGGTAGCTTTCTTTGTAGATTTTTCAGGATTTTCTACAGACAattgacttttgtttctttttctacctgAATGCACAGCCTACAATCTCCAGTATAATAGTgaatagaaataaagagaatgtatcattttgttcctaattttagagaaaaagcattcagtctttcaccactaatTAGAAGCTCttagttttctgtgtatttttatggATGTTTCAAAGCATTCACCAGACTCCACCGAGCACACACATGTGAGACAATTATTTAGAGGCAAAGGATAAGgtacagaaagagaaagtgaataCAGGCAAGCAGCAGGTGTCTGAGAGACATTCCACAAGGGAGTTCCCCAGGGCCACTTTTCATACACGTGTACCACACACGTACCAAGCTGTGTCTCCAACTTGACCGGCTGATCTGTGCAAGGAATTTTGGCCAGGAGAGTTCCCTGAGAAGCTTTCATTGGCCATTTAATTGGTCAAGCAGGCTTGTCAAAGTGGTTAGGCCAGCTGCAAGCATAAGTAAAGAAACTGACCATGAGGGTCCTTAGTGGGGTTGCAGACCTTAAACAGCACATACT containing:
- the LOC138923694 gene encoding collagen alpha-1(I) chain-like — translated: MYGVIWLNEFTSEGVTDREERINQQGNLVGRPAQRRSSRSACPTARPRRLRGLTPAGAQGRSPTSQALPPGVRTAGAQAPTGLGTERRIPAARGPPSGAAYRSPDSALAGRPRWPGADGVAPWAGRPQTPVSGAAAPADVPFPLVQGRPDPLNGDADPMSNGSPGDVHLRCSSLPPSMPMGSLPAPRSPPSMCREPAAHC